One window from the genome of Bdellovibrio sp. ArHS encodes:
- a CDS encoding isochorismatase family protein, which translates to MNEGTALMIIDAQVHMFAPPNPVYQAEELLERLKKLLSLARASGTQVIFVQNNGSVGESDEPRTRGWLIHPELEVVMGDMVLQKAEGSAYAGNDLEKRLKQIGIKKLIIAGLQSEYCILTNCEKSIDAGFEVILVSDAHSTYDSGTQKASEIIAAINARLRNKVEMWRVDDVAI; encoded by the coding sequence ATGAACGAAGGCACAGCTTTAATGATTATTGATGCTCAAGTGCACATGTTTGCTCCCCCAAACCCGGTTTATCAGGCAGAAGAACTGCTGGAACGCTTAAAAAAGTTGCTGTCTTTGGCGCGTGCCTCGGGGACCCAAGTCATCTTTGTTCAAAATAATGGCAGTGTTGGTGAATCTGACGAGCCTCGCACCCGCGGATGGTTGATTCATCCCGAGTTGGAAGTTGTCATGGGAGACATGGTTCTACAGAAAGCCGAGGGCAGTGCTTACGCCGGAAATGACCTGGAAAAACGCCTCAAACAAATCGGCATCAAAAAGCTTATCATCGCTGGGTTGCAAAGTGAGTACTGCATACTCACCAATTGTGAGAAGTCGATTGACGCTGGTTTTGAAGTCATTTTGGTTTCCGATGCGCATAGCACCTATGATTCAGGGACACAAAAAGCCTCGGAAATAATCGCTGCGATCAATGCGCGCCTTCGCAATAAAGTCGAAATGTGGCGCGTGGACGATGTCGCTATCTGA
- the pruA gene encoding L-glutamate gamma-semialdehyde dehydrogenase, whose amino-acid sequence MNDIQSQIVARGEEIMKRMEGQSKASIFSKDFWYGSIMEWSMKNEKFKTNMFRFVDVLPSINSGDEVARHLKEYFAEDGGKLPPVFNVGLGLGSLAPGLMAGAIKKNVVGMAQMFITGENPDEALPVLKKARKNKMTFTVDILGEAILSEKEAQDYTNKYVELVNWLAKDAEKWDEVPQIDRDHEGAMPKVNVSVKMTALYSQIKDTAWDETKAILKDRMRPVFRLGMQKGVFINLDMEQYSVKHLTLEVFTELINEPEFRNYKYFGIVIQAYLRDSFEDCKMLTDFAKTRGTPFWVRLVKGAYWDYETIEAEQRGWPVPVYTNKAESDANYEVCAKYFLENIKYIRPAFASHNVRTIAACMIYAEKLNIPKEALEFQMLYGMAEPIKKTIVDMGYRMREYAPVGELIPGMAYLVRRLLENSSNESWLRGKFADNKTTAELLKDPAQGLTPTSPMIAKKPGKFYNEPLLDFAVKADREKMLKALSEMKASLPVTVPVVINNKELRTDKNFDRVNPSESSQIIGKINMASIEHAEQAMQAAQTAYKTWKTVPCEQRAAMVDKLADLMVRDKFKLIATQVMEVGKPWAEADGDVAEAIDFCRYYARDMRHLQKPLRVGGLPGELSHYIYKSRGVTAVIAPWNFPLAILAGMVTAAAVTGNTVVMKPAEQSSVVAYGLMKLVQEAGFPTGVINFLPGYGEEVGEYIVNHKFTTTIAFTGSKAVGLHILNKASYVQPGQTHVKRCIIEMGGKNAVIIDNDADLDEAVDGVLYSAFGFSGQKCSAASRVIVLDDVYDRFTDRLVEAAKSISVLAADNPKAYMGPVVDKEAYDRILGTIAENEKTHKLLFKGQAPATGFFVPPTIFGEVPGDSKLAQNEIFGPVVAVIRAKNLDQALEIANSTEYALTGGLFSRSPANIARVKEEFEVGNLYINRGITGAMVDRHPFGGFKMSGIGSKTGGPDYLKQYMEPAAVTENTLRRGFAPAED is encoded by the coding sequence GTTTGGGGTCGCTGGCTCCCGGCTTGATGGCTGGAGCGATTAAGAAAAATGTCGTCGGTATGGCGCAAATGTTCATCACGGGTGAAAATCCTGACGAAGCTTTGCCGGTTTTAAAGAAAGCGCGCAAAAACAAAATGACCTTCACCGTGGATATTCTTGGTGAAGCCATTCTTTCGGAAAAAGAAGCACAAGACTACACGAACAAATACGTCGAGTTGGTGAACTGGCTGGCGAAGGACGCCGAAAAGTGGGACGAAGTTCCGCAAATTGATCGCGATCACGAAGGTGCCATGCCGAAAGTGAATGTCTCGGTTAAGATGACGGCACTTTATTCACAGATCAAAGACACAGCTTGGGATGAAACCAAAGCCATCTTGAAAGATCGCATGCGCCCCGTATTCCGCTTGGGAATGCAAAAAGGCGTATTCATCAATCTGGATATGGAACAGTACTCTGTCAAACATTTGACTTTGGAAGTTTTCACCGAGCTGATCAACGAGCCTGAATTCAGAAATTACAAATACTTCGGTATCGTGATTCAAGCTTATCTTCGCGATTCTTTCGAAGACTGCAAAATGTTGACAGACTTCGCGAAAACCCGCGGCACGCCCTTCTGGGTTCGTCTGGTGAAGGGGGCCTACTGGGATTACGAAACGATTGAGGCCGAGCAACGAGGCTGGCCAGTTCCGGTTTATACCAACAAAGCCGAGTCCGATGCGAACTACGAAGTGTGCGCAAAATACTTCCTGGAAAATATCAAATACATCCGCCCGGCTTTTGCGTCTCATAACGTTCGCACTATCGCGGCCTGCATGATTTACGCGGAAAAATTGAACATCCCGAAAGAGGCTTTGGAATTCCAAATGCTTTACGGAATGGCCGAACCGATTAAAAAAACCATCGTAGATATGGGTTATCGCATGCGTGAATACGCGCCCGTCGGCGAATTGATTCCAGGCATGGCTTATCTTGTCCGCCGTTTGCTGGAAAACTCTTCGAATGAGTCCTGGTTGCGTGGAAAATTCGCAGACAACAAAACCACCGCAGAACTTTTAAAAGATCCGGCACAGGGTTTGACGCCGACGTCGCCGATGATCGCGAAGAAGCCCGGCAAGTTCTATAACGAACCCCTTCTGGATTTTGCTGTCAAAGCAGATCGCGAAAAAATGCTAAAAGCTTTAAGCGAGATGAAAGCGTCTTTGCCTGTGACGGTTCCTGTTGTGATCAACAACAAAGAGCTTCGTACAGATAAAAATTTCGATCGCGTAAATCCGTCGGAGTCTTCTCAGATCATCGGTAAGATCAACATGGCTTCCATCGAACATGCAGAACAGGCAATGCAAGCCGCGCAAACAGCTTACAAAACCTGGAAGACTGTTCCTTGCGAACAACGTGCAGCGATGGTGGATAAACTGGCCGACCTCATGGTTCGCGACAAGTTCAAGCTTATTGCGACGCAAGTGATGGAAGTGGGGAAACCTTGGGCCGAAGCTGATGGCGACGTCGCCGAAGCGATCGACTTCTGCCGTTACTATGCCCGTGATATGCGTCACCTGCAAAAGCCCTTGCGCGTAGGCGGTCTGCCTGGAGAGCTTTCTCACTACATCTATAAATCTCGTGGTGTGACTGCGGTTATTGCTCCTTGGAACTTTCCTTTGGCCATTTTGGCCGGCATGGTGACTGCGGCGGCGGTGACTGGAAATACTGTTGTGATGAAACCCGCAGAACAATCTTCAGTCGTTGCTTACGGGTTGATGAAACTTGTGCAAGAAGCCGGCTTCCCGACAGGCGTGATTAACTTCCTTCCTGGTTACGGCGAAGAAGTGGGCGAATACATTGTGAACCACAAATTCACGACAACCATCGCTTTCACCGGTTCAAAAGCCGTGGGTCTACATATCCTTAACAAAGCCTCTTATGTTCAACCGGGTCAAACCCACGTCAAAAGATGCATCATCGAGATGGGCGGTAAAAACGCGGTCATCATCGACAACGATGCCGACTTGGATGAAGCGGTAGACGGCGTCTTGTATTCTGCTTTCGGCTTCAGTGGACAGAAGTGTTCAGCGGCCAGCCGCGTGATCGTGCTTGATGACGTGTACGACCGCTTCACAGATCGCCTGGTCGAAGCGGCAAAATCCATTTCGGTATTGGCTGCGGATAATCCAAAAGCCTACATGGGCCCGGTCGTCGACAAAGAAGCTTATGATCGCATTCTTGGCACAATTGCCGAGAACGAAAAAACTCATAAACTGCTTTTCAAAGGCCAGGCTCCGGCGACAGGATTCTTTGTGCCACCGACAATCTTCGGCGAGGTACCGGGCGATTCGAAGCTGGCTCAGAATGAAATCTTCGGCCCTGTGGTCGCTGTGATTCGTGCGAAAAATCTGGATCAGGCCCTTGAGATTGCGAACAGCACCGAGTACGCACTTACTGGTGGTCTATTCTCAAGAAGTCCCGCGAATATCGCGCGCGTGAAGGAAGAGTTTGAAGTCGGGAACTTGTACATCAACCGGGGCATTACGGGCGCCATGGTCGACCGTCATCCGTTTGGTGGTTTCAAAATGTCTGGCATCGGCTCAAAAACCGGCGGACCTGATTACTTGAAGCAGTATATGGAACCGGCAGCGGTGACAGAAAATACTCTTCGTCGCGGTTTTGCTCCCGCCGAAGACTAG